A window of Hippoglossus stenolepis isolate QCI-W04-F060 chromosome 16, HSTE1.2, whole genome shotgun sequence contains these coding sequences:
- the LOC118123044 gene encoding far upstream element-binding protein 2 isoform X3, giving the protein MSEYNTVPPPGSGAPLGGQAALGNGSAAIKKDAFADAVQRARQIAAKIGGDAGPPVNINAASDGFPFTAPKRQLEDADEPESKKLAAQSDLDSVNALSIGAQLAALAQQRPASSTEEYNVPDSMVGLVIGRGGEQINKIQQESGCKVQIAPDSGGLPARTVSLTGSQDSIQKARMLLDEIVSRGRGTPPASYHESTNGQDGTVHEMMIPAGKAGLVIGKGGETIKQLQERAGVKMILIQDASQGPNVDKPLRIIGDPYKVQQAQEMVEEILRERDHAGFGERNDFSSRMGGGMDVPVPRHSVGVVIGRNGEMIKKIQNDAGVRIQFKQDDGTGPEKIAHISGPPDCCEHAAQIINDLLQSIRVREEGQGGPPGPPGMPAGNRGRGGGQGGWGPPGGEMTFSIPAHKCGLVIGRGGENVKSINQQTGAFVEISRQPPPNGDPNFKLFIIRGSPQQIDHAKQLIEEKIEGPLCPVDPGPGGPGPAGPLGPYNPNPYNPGPPGAPGPPHGGPPGPHQYNPQGWSNTYQQWQPQAPHDPTRSPGQ; this is encoded by the exons ATGTCGGAGTACAACACGGTCCCGCCGCCCGGCTCCGGGGCTCCTCTCGGCGGACAGGCGGCTCTTGGGAACGGATCTGCGGCCATCAAGAAAGATGCGTTCGCGGACGCGGTGCAGCGGGCCCGGCAG ATTGCAGCTAAGATTGGGGGAGATGCCGGTCCTCCCGTGAACATCAACGCTGCATCAGATGGCTTTCCATTCACTGCACCGAAACGACAGCTGGAGGACGCAG ATGAACCAGAGAGTAAGAAACTGGCTGCACAAAGTGACTTGGATTCAGTAAACGCACTAT CTATTGGTGCACAGCTTGCTGCTCTTGCGCAACAAAG ACCTGCTTCCAGCACAGAGGAGTACAATGTCCCTGACAGCATGGTGGGACTCG tTATTGGCCGTGGAGGTGAACAgatcaataaaatacaacaggagtCAGGTTGCAAGGTTCAGATAGCTCCAG acaGTGGAGGCCTTCCAGCGAGGACTGTCTCTCTCACTGGTTCCCAGGACTCGATACa GAAAGCCAGGATGCTGTTGGATGAGATAGTGTCACGAGGGAGGGGCACACCCCCTGCTTCTTATCATGAGTCCACAAATGGGCAGGATGGCACCGTTCATGAAATGATGATCCCAGCTGGCAAGGCCGGCCTTGTCATTGGCAAGGGAGGAGAGACCATCAAACAGCTACAG GAGCGTGCAGGAGTAAAGATGATCCTGATCCAGGATGCCTCTCAGGGACCTAATGTTGACAAACCCCTGCGTATTATTGGAGATCCATACAAAGTCCAG CAAGCCCAGGAAATGGTGGAGGAGAttctgagggagagagaccaCGCCGGCTTCGGTGAACGGAATGACTTCAGCTCCCGAATGGGAGGTGGCatggat GTCCCGGTGCCGCGACACTCCGTCGGTGTTGTCATTGGACGCAATGGAGAGATGATCAAGAAAATCCAGAATGATGCTGGAGTTCGGATACAGTTCAAACAAG ATGATGGGACTGGTCCAGAGAAGATTGCGCACATCAGTGGGCCTCCTGACTGCTGCGAACATGCCGCCCAGATCATCAACGACCTGCTGCAGAGCATCAGGGTCAGGGAGGAGGGACAGGGG GGTCCTCCAGGTCCTCCAGGCATGCCTGCAGGCAACAGGGGCAGAGGTGGCGGACAAGGCGGCTGGGGTCCCCCAGGAGGGGAAATGACCTTCTCTATTCCTGCCCACAAGTGTGGGCTCGTGATTGGCCGGGGAGGAGAGAATGTCAAGTCCATCAACCAGCAGACAGGGGCATTTGTGGAAATCTCACGACAGCCGCCCCCCAACGGAGACCCCAACTTCAAGCTGTTTATCATCAGGGGCTCACCTCAGCAGATCGACCACGCCAAGCAGCTCATTGAGGAAAAGATTGAA GGTCCTTTGTGTCCTGTGGACCCAGGGCCAGGTGGACCAGGTCCTGCTGGTCCACTGGGTCCCTACAACCCCAACCCCTACAACCCTGGACCGCCTGGGGCCCCTGGACCACCACA TGGTGGTCCTCCAGGTCCTCACCAGTACAATCCTCAGGGCTGGAGCAACACCTACCAGCAGTGGCAGCCCCAGGCTCCCCACGACCCCA CCCGGTCTCCAGGCCAGTAG
- the LOC118123044 gene encoding far upstream element-binding protein 2 isoform X1, with amino-acid sequence MSEYNTVPPPGSGAPLGGQAALGNGSAAIKKDAFADAVQRARQIAAKIGGDAGPPVNINAASDGFPFTAPKRQLEDADEPESKKLAAQSDLDSVNALSIGAQLAALAQQRPASSTEEYNVPDSMVGLVIGRGGEQINKIQQESGCKVQIAPDSGGLPARTVSLTGSQDSIQKARMLLDEIVSRGRGTPPASYHESTNGQDGTVHEMMIPAGKAGLVIGKGGETIKQLQERAGVKMILIQDASQGPNVDKPLRIIGDPYKVQQAQEMVEEILRERDHAGFGERNDFSSRMGGGMDVPVPRHSVGVVIGRNGEMIKKIQNDAGVRIQFKQDDGTGPEKIAHISGPPDCCEHAAQIINDLLQSIRVREEGQGGPPGPPGMPAGNRGRGGGQGGWGPPGGEMTFSIPAHKCGLVIGRGGENVKSINQQTGAFVEISRQPPPNGDPNFKLFIIRGSPQQIDHAKQLIEEKIEGPLCPVDPGPGGPGPAGPLGPYNPNPYNPGPPGAPGPPHGGPPGPHQYNPQGWSNTYQQWQPQAPHDPSKAAANDPNAAWAAYYAQYYQQPSGAVPTQYPANPTGGDHTSGDQTQPAQTPGGQPDYTKAWEEYYKKMAQTGGSVPGSAAAAPGAAGAAASTTGGQPDYSAAWAEYYRQQAAYYGPTGQAPGQPAPPQQGQTQ; translated from the exons ATGTCGGAGTACAACACGGTCCCGCCGCCCGGCTCCGGGGCTCCTCTCGGCGGACAGGCGGCTCTTGGGAACGGATCTGCGGCCATCAAGAAAGATGCGTTCGCGGACGCGGTGCAGCGGGCCCGGCAG ATTGCAGCTAAGATTGGGGGAGATGCCGGTCCTCCCGTGAACATCAACGCTGCATCAGATGGCTTTCCATTCACTGCACCGAAACGACAGCTGGAGGACGCAG ATGAACCAGAGAGTAAGAAACTGGCTGCACAAAGTGACTTGGATTCAGTAAACGCACTAT CTATTGGTGCACAGCTTGCTGCTCTTGCGCAACAAAG ACCTGCTTCCAGCACAGAGGAGTACAATGTCCCTGACAGCATGGTGGGACTCG tTATTGGCCGTGGAGGTGAACAgatcaataaaatacaacaggagtCAGGTTGCAAGGTTCAGATAGCTCCAG acaGTGGAGGCCTTCCAGCGAGGACTGTCTCTCTCACTGGTTCCCAGGACTCGATACa GAAAGCCAGGATGCTGTTGGATGAGATAGTGTCACGAGGGAGGGGCACACCCCCTGCTTCTTATCATGAGTCCACAAATGGGCAGGATGGCACCGTTCATGAAATGATGATCCCAGCTGGCAAGGCCGGCCTTGTCATTGGCAAGGGAGGAGAGACCATCAAACAGCTACAG GAGCGTGCAGGAGTAAAGATGATCCTGATCCAGGATGCCTCTCAGGGACCTAATGTTGACAAACCCCTGCGTATTATTGGAGATCCATACAAAGTCCAG CAAGCCCAGGAAATGGTGGAGGAGAttctgagggagagagaccaCGCCGGCTTCGGTGAACGGAATGACTTCAGCTCCCGAATGGGAGGTGGCatggat GTCCCGGTGCCGCGACACTCCGTCGGTGTTGTCATTGGACGCAATGGAGAGATGATCAAGAAAATCCAGAATGATGCTGGAGTTCGGATACAGTTCAAACAAG ATGATGGGACTGGTCCAGAGAAGATTGCGCACATCAGTGGGCCTCCTGACTGCTGCGAACATGCCGCCCAGATCATCAACGACCTGCTGCAGAGCATCAGGGTCAGGGAGGAGGGACAGGGG GGTCCTCCAGGTCCTCCAGGCATGCCTGCAGGCAACAGGGGCAGAGGTGGCGGACAAGGCGGCTGGGGTCCCCCAGGAGGGGAAATGACCTTCTCTATTCCTGCCCACAAGTGTGGGCTCGTGATTGGCCGGGGAGGAGAGAATGTCAAGTCCATCAACCAGCAGACAGGGGCATTTGTGGAAATCTCACGACAGCCGCCCCCCAACGGAGACCCCAACTTCAAGCTGTTTATCATCAGGGGCTCACCTCAGCAGATCGACCACGCCAAGCAGCTCATTGAGGAAAAGATTGAA GGTCCTTTGTGTCCTGTGGACCCAGGGCCAGGTGGACCAGGTCCTGCTGGTCCACTGGGTCCCTACAACCCCAACCCCTACAACCCTGGACCGCCTGGGGCCCCTGGACCACCACA TGGTGGTCCTCCAGGTCCTCACCAGTACAATCCTCAGGGCTGGAGCAACACCTACCAGCAGTGGCAGCCCCAGGCTCCCCACGACCCCA GCAAGGCAGCAGCTAATGACCCTAACGCAGCCTGGGCGGCTTACTACGCTCAGTACTACCAGCAGCCGTCGGGGGCTGTGCCGACCCAGTACCCCGCAAACCCAACTGGAGGAGACCATACATCAGGCGACCAGACCCAGCCCGCACAGACGCCGGGGGGGCAGCCGGACTACACCAAGGCCTGGGAGGAGTACTACAAGAAGATgg CCCAGACAGGAGGCTCCGTACCTGGGTCTGCAGCCGCAGCTCCGGGAGCAGCAGGGGCAGCGGCATCCACAACGGGAGGTCAGCCGGACTATAGCGCAGCCTGGGCCGAGTACTACAGGCAGCAGGCTGCGTACTATGGACCGACAGGACAGGCTCCTGGGCAGCCAGCCCCTCCCCAGCAAGGACAG ACGCAGTGA
- the LOC118123044 gene encoding far upstream element-binding protein 2 isoform X2, with product MSEYNTVPPPGSGAPLGGQAALGNGSAAIKKDAFADAVQRARQIAAKIGGDAGPPVNINAASDGFPFTAPKRQLEDADEPESKKLAAQSDLDSVNALSIGAQLAALAQQRPASSTEEYNVPDSMVGLVIGRGGEQINKIQQESGCKVQIAPDSGGLPARTVSLTGSQDSIQKARMLLDEIVSRGRGTPPASYHESTNGQDGTVHEMMIPAGKAGLVIGKGGETIKQLQERAGVKMILIQDASQGPNVDKPLRIIGDPYKVQQAQEMVEEILRERDHAGFGERNDFSSRMGGGMDVPVPRHSVGVVIGRNGEMIKKIQNDAGVRIQFKQDDGTGPEKIAHISGPPDCCEHAAQIINDLLQSIRVREEGQGGPPGPPGMPAGNRGRGGGQGGWGPPGGEMTFSIPAHKCGLVIGRGGENVKSINQQTGAFVEISRQPPPNGDPNFKLFIIRGSPQQIDHAKQLIEEKIEGPLCPVDPGPGGPGPAGPLGPYNPNPYNPGPPGAPGPPHGGPPGPHQYNPQGWSNTYQQWQPQAPHDPSLQARSPGQ from the exons ATGTCGGAGTACAACACGGTCCCGCCGCCCGGCTCCGGGGCTCCTCTCGGCGGACAGGCGGCTCTTGGGAACGGATCTGCGGCCATCAAGAAAGATGCGTTCGCGGACGCGGTGCAGCGGGCCCGGCAG ATTGCAGCTAAGATTGGGGGAGATGCCGGTCCTCCCGTGAACATCAACGCTGCATCAGATGGCTTTCCATTCACTGCACCGAAACGACAGCTGGAGGACGCAG ATGAACCAGAGAGTAAGAAACTGGCTGCACAAAGTGACTTGGATTCAGTAAACGCACTAT CTATTGGTGCACAGCTTGCTGCTCTTGCGCAACAAAG ACCTGCTTCCAGCACAGAGGAGTACAATGTCCCTGACAGCATGGTGGGACTCG tTATTGGCCGTGGAGGTGAACAgatcaataaaatacaacaggagtCAGGTTGCAAGGTTCAGATAGCTCCAG acaGTGGAGGCCTTCCAGCGAGGACTGTCTCTCTCACTGGTTCCCAGGACTCGATACa GAAAGCCAGGATGCTGTTGGATGAGATAGTGTCACGAGGGAGGGGCACACCCCCTGCTTCTTATCATGAGTCCACAAATGGGCAGGATGGCACCGTTCATGAAATGATGATCCCAGCTGGCAAGGCCGGCCTTGTCATTGGCAAGGGAGGAGAGACCATCAAACAGCTACAG GAGCGTGCAGGAGTAAAGATGATCCTGATCCAGGATGCCTCTCAGGGACCTAATGTTGACAAACCCCTGCGTATTATTGGAGATCCATACAAAGTCCAG CAAGCCCAGGAAATGGTGGAGGAGAttctgagggagagagaccaCGCCGGCTTCGGTGAACGGAATGACTTCAGCTCCCGAATGGGAGGTGGCatggat GTCCCGGTGCCGCGACACTCCGTCGGTGTTGTCATTGGACGCAATGGAGAGATGATCAAGAAAATCCAGAATGATGCTGGAGTTCGGATACAGTTCAAACAAG ATGATGGGACTGGTCCAGAGAAGATTGCGCACATCAGTGGGCCTCCTGACTGCTGCGAACATGCCGCCCAGATCATCAACGACCTGCTGCAGAGCATCAGGGTCAGGGAGGAGGGACAGGGG GGTCCTCCAGGTCCTCCAGGCATGCCTGCAGGCAACAGGGGCAGAGGTGGCGGACAAGGCGGCTGGGGTCCCCCAGGAGGGGAAATGACCTTCTCTATTCCTGCCCACAAGTGTGGGCTCGTGATTGGCCGGGGAGGAGAGAATGTCAAGTCCATCAACCAGCAGACAGGGGCATTTGTGGAAATCTCACGACAGCCGCCCCCCAACGGAGACCCCAACTTCAAGCTGTTTATCATCAGGGGCTCACCTCAGCAGATCGACCACGCCAAGCAGCTCATTGAGGAAAAGATTGAA GGTCCTTTGTGTCCTGTGGACCCAGGGCCAGGTGGACCAGGTCCTGCTGGTCCACTGGGTCCCTACAACCCCAACCCCTACAACCCTGGACCGCCTGGGGCCCCTGGACCACCACA TGGTGGTCCTCCAGGTCCTCACCAGTACAATCCTCAGGGCTGGAGCAACACCTACCAGCAGTGGCAGCCCCAGGCTCCCCACGACCCCA GTCTCCAAGCCCGGTCTCCAGGCCAGTAG
- the atad5a gene encoding ATPase family AAA domain-containing protein 5 gives MAGVVAMASVIEDFDTQPCKKSRKDGGSPVVKTITNYFSPVAKPAEKPFSPPRSNNIMDYFSRRPPSSKEKTSPSEQSKENCQTSQSTEKHTGSEAAVKQPSQKRGRKAIKAARRLVEAENVCSTGEVDCVSIDEPEQCKDSAAEVTSSCGMLGSDTAALLAQLSAEASDSAGTSERSVTVKQTEKDEHHDNGSQCGNKLKPELKSIPSSPLVPLRDKAKQVKIGARNSKKKHQQEAKQPEPEEKEAETSLCEVNMEINEDQALQSRHSTVTISFEDFVRSQSQDKDGECKDQESEITTYAEEMNNDQSKNVGSGEPLLQISPRTLTIQAQVHAVSPKQEAVKAVGKLASIFSKRKGPVSPAEAVSSPTEAEHQLPSTLLSVKRKSNVVLQEEDLELAVLESESTPKCTVVERKQFMAAFKQPSLEGSKPKPVKSQGKQKQPGEKNSDAAADKVAEEDSIIPLTVEQVPADSQENSVPKKKPARKGRKKAKDENEAVTTSITVAAAPLPPVEEEVVMIGDDKEEEPAIPPVRRSRREALVKQETKSTPTSPVRKTRKQNKSKDAAGSAAPPDCPAQMSTPKTRKSKHGVFVAEMVCEPDTQESPIRIKFTRIHRNLSLSKAESGSGINTSVATKTSKKRKQAKKLVEKAKVIQQSKKSAVRRSSRNEASFKKSYCENEDSIICLGEEKTATQVALEKNKARKRLRSLNDVLGKATPAGKETKAVPACKGASLGQEKSSRKVSGVISIFDEGSREGSENSQDDEQFRARREFLKSGLPESFRKQIAKTVATKEAYSVSCSSFQPVIHMKQPPDDCPLWNLPWPESPLLSQLKPLRSRTSSFPSVSGSLSLKTEPARRDLCERGSGWRPEISESVRQLLIEEVRTCNPAFPIQMFISRFLKRRTEYQQLSSASETAPTVGGKRKRMDDEGENTVKVAKKQRGNHSEESISTSEPEPTKRGGRSRRVQRSKQEKEAKEKARPSNTAAPILSEDDSVIVLDDDTVENDVVKEEVLWTDKYQPQHSSDIIGNTASVRRLHSWLKEWKLRADRDERKKQKDKKQEEGNNDWDCGEEDSQDAEDMCNSMLITGPTGIGKTAAVYACAQELGFKVFEVNASSQRSGRLILSQLREATQSHQVDSQGVNAHKPTYFNSCGTSSSAGRPGSSPRKINSPRRVVSSPRKHPQSPRGAKKGALAPTSLANFFKMGRPTNKEQLSIKKNEQTAASKKVGKTSNEDANKHKDLTVKSPAATTPKDNSEEQSKKTATSLILFEEVDVIFDEDSGFLAAIKTFMTTTKRPVILTTSDPAFSAMFDGYFEEIHFKTPSVLNVSSYLQLLCLAEDMRTDLSDISSLLRLNGCDIRQSLLQLQFWTRSAGGRHVTNNAGLKPETDGEATETSVPAALPPCDTGCTESRLGLLNIEPERDIWELLKSQSLEEAVCWELLMDCRRRGVDLLYSNMEKLLPLPLTQLTAPIRKPEKSVSESQDHPSVDPKKQPSSTCLPSDTLLSHARLLHVADSGDCSDDGSPIKVSNRMKKNKRRHCVPGQDGLDSDSDSEESFLSLSKPQGDPQAKEEVKERLVSVMVKRKQLTSEERMKSLPVSQCLASIADFLDNMSYLDSSLHVHPEGGDNHRRMTPVGAVVKDGMTDESRVETDRGSWETGERVLEIQAAVEALSFHRCRCSAAEAWDKAQQLEGELGHEAAGELTLPVAPHREGYSFSQEGPCQPQLVQVRREVMEGLMLKGVVGTLGNRPAAALDYLPVLRTICRSEQLKEKGKVKRRFLHYLDAIHLGLDKTTLQRLAEDFP, from the exons ATGGCTGGTGTTGTGGCTATGGCATCTGTCATTGAGGATTTTGACACGCAG CCTTGCAAGAAATCCCGCAAAGATGGTGGCAGTCCGGTTGTTAAGACGATCACAAACTATTTCTCTCCTGTGGCCAAGCCTGCGGAGAaacccttctctcctcctcggtcaaacaacatcatggACTACTTTAGCAGGAGACCTCCGTCCTCCAAAGAAAAGACCAGCCCGTCGGAACAGTCTAAAGAGAACTGTCAGACATCTCAGTCTACCGAAAAACACACCGGCTCAGAGGCAGCAGTGAAACAGCCATCTCAGAAACGGGGTAGAAAGGCCATCAAGGCTGCTAGAAGACTTGtggaggctgaaaatgtttGCTCGACAGGGGAGGTGGACTGCGTGAGTATAGATGAACCAGAGCAGTGCAAAGACTCAGCAGCGGAGGTGACCAGTAGCTGTGGGATGCTTGGTAGTGATACAGCAGCTCTGTTGGCCCAGCTTAGTGCCGAGGCTTCTGACAGTGCTGGGACATCAGAGAGGAGCGTCACTGTtaaacagactgaaaaagaTGAACATCATGACAATGGTTCCCAGTGTGGCAACAAACTTAAACCAGAGCTGAAGAGCATTCCCTCATCTCCACTTGTACCTTTGAGAGATAAGGCAAAACAGGTTAAAATTGGTGCGCGGAATTCCAAGAAGAAGCATCAACAGGAGGCAAAGCAACCAGAACCggaggagaaagaggcagagaccTCTCTGTGTGAGGTTAACATGGAGATTAATGAAGATCAGGCCTTACAGTCAAGACACAGCACGGTCACAATATCCTTTGAGGATTTTGTGCGAAGTCAGAGTCAGGACAAAGATGGAGAGTGCAAAGACCAGGAAAGTGAAATCACAACATATGCAGAGGAAATGAACAATGATCAGTCGAAAAACGTGGGGTCTGGGGAGCCATTACTCCAAATCTCACCCCGAACTTTAACCATCCAGGCTCAGGTGCATGCAGTCTCACCCAAACAGGAAGCAGTCAAGGCTGTTGGAAAGTTAGCTTCTATCTTTAGCAAGAGAAAGGGGCCAGTGAGCCCTGCAGAAGCAGTATCATCTCCGACAGAAGCTGAACACCAACTTCCATCTACCTTGCTGAGTGTCAAAAGGAAATCCAATGTGGTTCTTCAAGAGGAGGACCTAGAGCTGGCTGTGCTTGAGAGTGAATCCACGCCAAAGTGCACCGTGGTGGAGAGGAAGCAGTTCATGGCTGCCTTCAAACAGCCCAGCCTGGAAGGGTCCAAACCCAAACCAGTGAAGAGTCAGGGCAAGCAGAAGCAACCTGGAGAGAAGAATTCAGATGCTGCAGCAGACAAAGTTGCTGAGGAAGACAGCATCATCCCTCTCACTGTTGAGCAAGTCCCTGCTGACTCTCAGGAAAACAGTGTACCTAAAAAGAAACCAGCAAGAAAAGGCAGGAAGAAAGCTAAGGACGAAAATGAGGCTGTCACCACCTCAATTactgtggctgctgctcctcttcctcctgtggaAGAAGAGGTGGTCATGATCGGTGATGATAAAGAAGAGGAGCCCGCCATCCCACCTGTGAGGAGGTCCAGAAGAGAGGCTTTGGTCAAGCAAGAAACCAAATCCACTCCGACATCTCCTGTAAgaaaaaccagaaaacaaaacaagtcaaaggatgctgctggttctgctgctccacctgacTGCCCTGCGCAGATGTCCACCCCAAAGACACGGAAGTCCAAGCACGGAGTCTTTGTAGCAGAGATGGTGTGTGAGCCTGACACGCAAGAAAGTCCAATCAG GATTAAATTTACTAGGATCCATAGAAATCTTTCCCTGTCAAAGGCTGAAAGTGGAAGTGGCATTAACACGTCTGTGGCTACTAAA acatcaaaaaaaaggaagcaggCAAAGAAGTTGGTGGAGAAAGCCAAAGTGATACAGCAGAGTAAGAAAAGTGCAGTCAGGCGTTCATCGAGAAATGAGGCGTCCTTCAAGAAGAGTTACTGTGAAAATGAG GATTCTATCATCTGCCTGGGGGAGGAGAAGACTGCCACTCAGGTGGCACTAGAAAAGAATAAAGCCCGGAAACGTTTGCGAAGTCTAAATGATGTTCTTGGCAAAGCCACACCAGCTGGCAAAGAGACCAAGGCTGTCCCAG CCTGTAAAGGGGCCTCACTGGGCCAAGAGAAGAGTTCTCGGAAGGTGTCCGGAGTGATTTCAATCTTTGATGAGGGCAGCCGAGAGGGCTCTGAAAACTCCCAGGACGATGAGCAATTCAGGGCTCGAAGAGAGTTTTTGAAGAGTGGTCTCCCAGAGTCCTTCAGGAAGCAGATAGCCAAGACCGTTGCCACTAAAGAGGCATACTccgtctcctgctcctccttccaGCCAGTCATACACATGAAGCAACCACCAGACG ATTGCCCTCTTTGGAATCTACCGTGGCCTGAATCTCCATTACTGTCTCAACTGAAACCGCTTCGGAGCCGAACATCCTCCTTTCCATCTGTTAGTGGCTCCTTGAGTTTGAAGACTGAACCAGCTCGTAGAGACTTGTGTGAAAGG GGTTCGGGCTGGAGACCTGAGATCTCTGAAAGTGTTCGTCAGCTTCTCATCGAGGAGGTCAGGACCTGTAACCCTGCCTTCCCTATTCAGATGTTCATCAGTCGCTTCCTGAAGAGACGCACTGAATACCAGCAGCTTAGCTCTGCCTCAG AAACGGCACCAACAGTAGGaggcaagaggaagaggatggatGACGAAGGGGAGAACACAGTGAAGGTTGCTAAGAAGCAGCGGGGTAACCATTCAGAAGAGAGCATTTCCACGTCTGAGCCAGAGCCAACAAAAAGAGGAGGCCGCTCGAGACGGGTGCAGAGATCCaagcaggagaaggaggcaAAAGAGAAAGCCAGGCCCTCTAACACAGCTGCTCCCATCTTGTCCGAGGACGACTCTGTGATTGTGCTGGATGACGACACTGTGGAAAACG ATGTGGTGAAGGAGGAAGTGTTGTGGACCGACAAATATCAGCCCCAGCACTCCAGTGACATCATAGGCAACACTGCCTCAGTGAGGAGGCTGCACAG TTGGCTAAAGGAATGGAAACTCCGTGCAGACcgagatgagagaaaaaagcagaaagacaagaaacaagaggaaggaaacaacG ACTGGGACTGTGGAGAGGAGGACTCGCAGGATGCAGAGGACATGTGTAATTCAATGCTGATCACAGGACCCACCGGAATAGGAAAGACTGCTGCCGTCTATGCATGTGCCCAGGAGCTGGGCTTCAAG GTATTTGAGGTGAACGCTTCGTCTCAGCGGAGCGGCCGACTTATTCTGTCCCAGCTGAGGGAGGCCACTCAGTCACACCAGGTGGACAGCCAGGGGGTCAACGCCCACAAACCCACCTACTTCAACAGCTGCGGCACAAGCAGCAGCGCTGGCAGGCCTGGATCCTCTCCTA GAAAGATTAACTCTCCTCGCAGGGTGGTTTCCTCTCCCAGGAAACATCCCCAGTCGCCAAGAGGTGCCAAAAAAGGTGCTCTGGCTCCCACCTCTTTAGCCAACTTCTTCAAAATGGGTCGACCCACCAACAAGGAGCAACTAAGCATTAAGAAGAATGAACAAACAG CTGCTTCCAAGAAAGTTGGGAAAACAAGTAATGAGGATGCAAATAAGCATAAAGACCTCACAGTGAAGTCCCCAGCAGCTACGACCCCTAAAGACAACAGTGAAGAACAGAGCAAGAAGACGGCCACCTCGCTCATCCTGTTTGAAGAGGTGGATGTTATTTTCGATGAAGACTCTGGGTTTCTAGCTGCCATCAAGACATTCATGACCACCACCAAGAGGCCAGTCATCCTCACTACCAGTG ATCCTGCTTTCAGCGCCATGTTCGATGGCTACTTTGAAGAGATCCACTTTAAAACGCCGTCAGTG TTAAATGTGAGCAGCTACCTGCAGCTGTTGTGTCTGGCTGAAGACATGAGAACAGACCTGTCAGACATCAGCTCCCTGCTCAGGCTCAATGGCTGTGACATCCGGCAGAGTTTACTGCAGCTGCAGTTCTGGACTCGCAGTGCAGGGGGTCGCCACGTAACCAACAATG CTGGACTGAAGCCGGAGACGGACGGAGAGGCAACAGAGACGTCTGTCCCGGccgctctccctccctgtgaCACTGGCTGCACTGAGAGCAGACTGGGCCTCCTGAATATTGAACCTGAGAGAGACATCTGGGAGCTGCTCAAG AGCCAGAGTCTGGAGGAGGCGGTCTGCTGGGAGCTGCTGATGGACTGCAGGCGACGAGGCGTCGATCTACTTTATTCCAACATGGAGAAACTCTTACCTCTACCACTCACACAGTTGACTGCACCAATCCGCAAGCCAGAGAAATCTGTTTCTGAATCACAAGACCATCCTTCTGTTGATCCCAAAAAGCAGCCGTCATCCACCTGCCTGCCGTCCGACACGCTGCTATCTCATGCCAGGTTACTGCACGTGGCAGACTCCGGTGATTGCTCGGATGATGGCAGTCCAATTAAAGTTTCCAACAGAATgaagaagaacaagaggaggCACTGTGTGCCTGGCCAAGATGGACTGGACTCGGACTCGGACTCAGAAGAAAGTTTTCTGTCATTGTCCAAGCCGCAGGGGGATCCTCAGGCAAAGGAGGAAGTTAAAGAGAGGTTAGTTTCAGTAATGGTGAAAAGGAAGCAGCTGACTTCTGAAGAGCGTATGAAAAGTCTCCCAGTCTCACAGTGTCTAGCCTCAATAGCTGACTTTTTAGACAACATGTCCTACTTGGACTCCTCCCTGCATGTCCATCCAGAAGGAGGAGACAATCACAGAAGAATGACACCAGTCGGTGCAGTGGTTAAAGACGGGATGACGGATGAGTCGAGGGTCGAGACTGACAGAGGGAGCTGGGAGACGGGAGAGCGCGTCTTGGAGATCCAGGCTGCCGTGGAGGCGCTGAGCTTCCACAGGTGTCggtgttcagctgcagaggCCTGGGACAAAGCCCAACAGCTGGAAGGAGAGCTTGGAcatgaggctgcaggagaactCACCCTCCCTGTGGCCCCTCATCGTGAAGGTTACAGCTTCTCTCAGGAGGGTCCCTGCCAACCACA GCTGGTCCAGGTGAGGAGAGAAGTGATGGAGGGTCTGATGCTGAAAGGAGTGGTTGGTACTCTGGGAAACAGACCAGCGGCTGCTCTGGACTATTTGCCAGTGCTACGCACCATCTGCAGATcagagcagctgaaggagaagggCAAAGTTAAACGGAG GTTTCTGCACTACCTTGATGCAATCCACCTTGGTCTTGACAAAACCACACTACAGCGCCTCGCTGAAGACTTCCCCTGA